The following coding sequences lie in one uncultured Bacteroides sp. genomic window:
- a CDS encoding alpha-N-arabinofuranosidase: MRKSLFFSTLLAVSLSTSAQKKATIEIHPEQGTQMISKHIYGHFAEHLGSCIYGGLWVGEKSDIPNTKGYRTDVLEALKKLHIPNLRWPGGCFADEYHWMDGIGPKENRPKMVNNNWGGTIEDNSFGTHEFLNLCELLGCEPYISGNVGSGTVEELAKWVEYMTSDGDSPMANLRRKNGRDKAWKVKYLGVGNESWGCGGNMEPAYYADLFRRYSTYCRNYDSNQLFKIASGASDYDYKWTETLMQKDASKMDGISLHYYTCKGWNGSKGSATNFSKDDYYWTMGKCLEIEDVVKKHIAIMDKYDAKKKVGLMVDEWGTWWDVEPGTNPGHLFQQNTLRDAFVAALTLNVFNKYGDRIQMANIAQVVNVLQSMILTKGKQMVLTPTYYVFDMYKVHQGATYLPLNLTCDTTKLDNKRAVPALSASASKDANGIIHITLANTDLDNSEDVDISIPSFKAAKVNGRILTSKGIDDYNEFGTPEKVQPKDFKDVKVSKQGLKVKMPAKSIVVLEIN, translated from the coding sequence ATGAGAAAATCCCTATTTTTCAGCACTCTGCTTGCTGTGAGTCTATCAACATCGGCACAGAAGAAAGCGACAATTGAAATTCACCCTGAGCAAGGGACACAAATGATTAGTAAACATATTTACGGGCATTTTGCGGAGCATCTCGGAAGCTGCATTTATGGCGGACTTTGGGTGGGAGAAAAATCGGACATACCTAATACAAAAGGTTACCGTACCGATGTTCTTGAAGCATTAAAGAAGCTGCATATTCCGAATCTTCGCTGGCCGGGTGGATGTTTTGCTGATGAATATCATTGGATGGATGGTATTGGCCCGAAGGAGAATCGTCCTAAAATGGTGAATAATAACTGGGGTGGAACGATTGAGGATAATAGTTTTGGTACACACGAATTTCTGAACCTGTGTGAACTATTGGGATGTGAACCTTATATTAGCGGAAACGTGGGAAGCGGCACAGTTGAAGAACTTGCTAAATGGGTGGAATATATGACCTCTGATGGTGATAGCCCAATGGCTAATCTTCGTAGAAAGAATGGTCGTGACAAGGCCTGGAAAGTTAAGTACTTAGGTGTTGGCAACGAAAGCTGGGGTTGTGGTGGTAACATGGAACCTGCTTATTATGCAGACTTATTCCGTCGTTATTCTACTTATTGCCGTAATTATGATAGTAACCAGTTATTTAAAATTGCCAGTGGTGCCAGTGACTATGATTATAAATGGACTGAGACTTTGATGCAAAAGGATGCTAGCAAGATGGATGGTATTTCTCTTCATTATTATACTTGCAAAGGCTGGAACGGAAGTAAGGGCTCAGCTACTAATTTCTCTAAAGATGATTATTACTGGACTATGGGTAAGTGTCTCGAAATTGAGGATGTGGTAAAGAAGCATATTGCTATTATGGATAAGTATGATGCTAAAAAGAAGGTGGGCTTGATGGTTGATGAATGGGGTACATGGTGGGATGTAGAGCCAGGTACAAATCCTGGACATCTTTTCCAGCAAAATACCTTGCGTGATGCTTTTGTAGCTGCTCTTACGTTGAACGTGTTTAATAAATACGGAGACCGGATTCAGATGGCCAATATAGCTCAGGTTGTTAATGTGCTTCAATCTATGATTCTGACTAAGGGGAAACAGATGGTGTTGACTCCGACTTATTATGTGTTTGACATGTATAAAGTGCATCAAGGTGCCACCTATCTACCATTGAATCTGACTTGTGACACAACGAAGCTTGATAACAAACGTGCTGTTCCTGCATTGAGTGCTTCTGCATCCAAAGACGCAAATGGAATCATTCATATTACTTTGGCTAATACTGATCTTGATAATAGTGAAGACGTAGATATTAGTATTCCTTCATTTAAAGCTGCAAAAGTGAATGGACGGATTCTTACTTCAAAAGGGATAGATGATTATAATGAATTTGGTACCCCGGAAAAGGTACAGCCCAAAGATTTTAAAGATGTGAAGGTTTCTAAACAAGGACTTAAAGTGAAAATGCCTGCAAAGTCAATTGTTGTGTTAGAGATTAATTAA
- a CDS encoding sugar-binding domain-containing protein, whose amino-acid sequence MKHCWKKNISIFALLLLMPVFCFANPGFGRSQLFVNNWKFKLASDNENLLDSTAMHWRKVTLPHDWSVEGPYSPNNASATGYLPGGMGWYEKEFIVPTEQKGNKVYIYFEGVYNRSTVYLNGHKIGYRPNGYLSFMYDLTPYINFGEKNEIKVQVDHTRYNDSRWYTGSGIYRDVYLVYANPVHIGLWGIFCNVNNVSEKSADFIVSTTLRNESLKSAKVNVQLEVFSKKTGLKVTSSSKKLNLDVNDSVDCIQKMAVKSPEMWSIENPNLYRVVTKVFIDGKLTETDETITGVRKLVYDSNKGFSLNGKNTKLKGVCIHHDAGCLGSAVPKEVWARRLKNLKAMGCNAIRLSHNPQAPYMYDLCDEIGLVIMDEAFDEWEFPKKKWVKGWNEGKPTYDGNYDFFNEWGERDLKDMVLRDRNHPSIIMWSIGNEVDYPNDPYSHPVLDRGKINQPVQGGYLPNNPPAERLGAISKRLASVVKKYDTSRPVTAALAGAIMSNETDYPFNLDICGYNYTEDRYAMDHQKYPNRVLYGSENGSGLDAWKVVRDSKYIFAQFIWTGIDYLGESGKWPSRGFYTGLLDFGGYPKPRGYFRRVMWSETPSAYIGTYIPRKEAFESNKRHLSEDAWPSWNYKEGQIVRVVSYTNTPQARLLLNNKQIGETKSFDEETFITYWDIPFSPGKLTVEGLDNSGKKLCSYDIQTSGRPYGIIATPDITNISKERGVTQIEINIVDENGIPVFLSDDELTCSVEGPVRLLGLESSNNSDMGDYKDNKQRVFHGRLITYIQAIGEKGTAKVKFSAPWLKSTTVNIDIN is encoded by the coding sequence ATGAAACATTGTTGGAAAAAAAATATTAGCATTTTTGCTTTATTATTACTTATGCCGGTGTTCTGTTTTGCAAATCCAGGATTTGGACGATCGCAATTATTTGTCAATAACTGGAAGTTTAAGTTAGCTTCAGATAATGAAAATCTGTTAGATTCAACTGCTATGCATTGGCGTAAGGTAACTCTTCCTCATGATTGGTCAGTAGAAGGGCCTTATAGTCCAAATAATGCGAGTGCAACAGGTTATTTACCCGGAGGAATGGGATGGTATGAGAAGGAATTTATTGTTCCGACTGAACAAAAGGGTAATAAAGTCTATATCTATTTTGAGGGAGTTTATAATCGTAGCACAGTTTATCTTAATGGTCATAAGATTGGATATCGGCCTAATGGTTATCTCTCTTTCATGTATGACCTGACTCCATATATAAATTTCGGAGAAAAAAATGAAATCAAAGTACAGGTGGACCATACACGTTATAATGATTCACGCTGGTATACTGGTTCTGGCATTTATCGAGATGTATATTTAGTCTATGCCAACCCTGTCCATATTGGCCTTTGGGGAATATTCTGCAACGTAAACAATGTATCAGAGAAAAGTGCAGACTTTATAGTTTCCACAACTTTGAGGAATGAGTCCTTAAAGTCTGCTAAGGTGAATGTGCAATTGGAAGTCTTTAGTAAGAAAACGGGATTAAAGGTTACATCTTCTTCTAAAAAACTAAATCTTGACGTGAATGATTCTGTGGACTGCATACAGAAAATGGCGGTTAAAAGCCCGGAAATGTGGTCGATAGAAAACCCCAATCTTTATAGAGTAGTTACTAAAGTATTTATCGATGGTAAGCTGACAGAGACAGATGAAACTATTACGGGTGTACGTAAATTGGTTTATGATTCCAATAAAGGTTTTTCCTTAAATGGGAAAAACACTAAACTAAAGGGAGTCTGTATCCACCATGATGCAGGTTGTTTAGGTTCGGCTGTGCCGAAAGAAGTATGGGCCAGACGTTTGAAAAACCTGAAAGCAATGGGATGTAATGCCATCCGTTTAAGCCATAATCCCCAGGCTCCTTACATGTATGACCTTTGTGACGAGATAGGACTTGTTATAATGGATGAAGCATTTGACGAATGGGAGTTCCCGAAAAAGAAGTGGGTAAAAGGATGGAATGAAGGAAAGCCTACATACGATGGCAATTATGACTTTTTTAATGAATGGGGTGAACGTGACCTCAAAGACATGGTGCTTCGTGACCGCAATCATCCTAGTATTATTATGTGGAGTATAGGAAATGAAGTTGATTATCCAAATGATCCATATTCTCACCCTGTATTAGATAGAGGGAAAATTAACCAACCGGTACAGGGAGGTTATTTACCGAATAATCCGCCGGCTGAGCGTTTGGGAGCAATTTCTAAACGGCTGGCATCAGTCGTGAAGAAGTATGATACTTCACGCCCTGTAACAGCTGCTTTGGCTGGTGCAATTATGTCAAATGAAACTGATTATCCTTTTAATCTTGATATATGTGGATATAATTATACAGAAGATCGCTATGCAATGGATCATCAGAAGTATCCTAATCGAGTACTTTATGGTAGTGAGAACGGTTCAGGCTTGGATGCCTGGAAAGTTGTTCGTGATAGCAAATATATTTTTGCTCAGTTTATCTGGACAGGTATTGACTATTTAGGAGAGTCAGGAAAGTGGCCTTCTCGTGGTTTCTATACTGGTCTGCTTGATTTTGGTGGGTATCCTAAACCAAGAGGCTATTTTAGAAGGGTCATGTGGTCTGAAACTCCTTCAGCATATATTGGTACTTATATTCCTCGTAAAGAAGCGTTTGAGAGTAATAAAAGGCATCTTTCAGAAGATGCCTGGCCTAGCTGGAATTATAAGGAGGGACAAATAGTCCGTGTTGTGAGCTATACAAACACACCACAGGCTCGTTTATTACTCAACAACAAACAAATTGGAGAAACAAAGTCCTTTGACGAAGAAACATTTATTACCTATTGGGATATTCCTTTCTCACCGGGTAAGCTGACTGTTGAAGGTTTGGATAATTCAGGGAAAAAGTTATGTTCCTATGATATTCAGACTTCTGGCCGCCCTTACGGAATTATTGCAACTCCAGATATTACCAATATTAGCAAAGAACGTGGTGTTACGCAGATTGAGATAAATATTGTAGATGAAAATGGCATTCCGGTTTTCTTGTCGGATGACGAATTGACCTGTTCTGTAGAAGGACCTGTACGTCTTCTTGGTTTAGAATCAAGTAATAACTCTGATATGGGAGACTACAAGGATAATAAACAACGCGTTTTTCATGGCCGGTTGATAACCTATATTCAAGCTATAGGTGAAAAGGGTACTGCAAAAGTAAAGTTCAGTGCACCTTGGTTGAAATCAACAACAGTAAATATAGATATCAATTAA
- a CDS encoding response regulator, producing the protein MLSRLLFFFCVASLLITTSSAQKKIDYSKNDILHFSITDGLNSNDILSITQDDYGFIWIGTASGANCYEGAKFRSFNYGKGSQCLSHSYAQDLLKDKDGNIWIATSNGLNRYMIHNDSISVYMKETSKGHLLSNDIVHFAKDILNKGVWIATYDKGVNFYDYETRTFRPLNLPKGIRFKNLTSIFEDSQMNLWLGTLQDGLYRYSLKDKSWEHFNTRRVDQISADFMGNIWFAADQVFAYNLKTKKFRMISFANKNYWKCSRIFADKNGYLWFGCFNFVGYIDLSAFEWDKNPIVKEIKLRGDNWGRSFSMVDALLVDKDKNVWVGTYGDGVYMIKGKENQFTLLTHNWSNPQQLTSSNVTCAVRDHRGNLFVGLSNSGIDALDHNLNVMYNMSTKNGLTSNNISGMYNDSHDNIWVISQWEGIDIKPSNSSSFRHLSVSNGLPSNLVHCVKESNDRKKMYIATEEGLCYWQDGKVNTDFIRWARRRYDIRSIDFQSNKIWMGTYGDGLTCYDESTHNIKSFLTKDTETRYIYKIIVRGNYIYLSTRGKGMLLFSIPKKKVIKRIDQYMENYFYPTFEVDNANNVLAASEKGILYLKKKNDVVLFNMKNNIQENQFGNSYAYKESDGSITFYFSGYNGLNILSSKKLDMKPQNIPIYFTGLKINGQNIRPGQPLFGSVKNNPLKDNMMLTRKIELAYNQSNFTITFSSPVYNQKESFSYCCYLEGTDNHWMDVGKEPEVTFRNLAPGNYMLKVKEKNSSIYSELKIIINPPFWDTGWAHTIYFIFFLAILYIAWRISTIKMRAEHKLKLEKTERQKDEEIYKARLQFFTNISHELRTPLSLIISPLESMNQEKYPEISNTLDLITRNAKKLMILINQLLDFRKAETGQMKLNVHYGNLSQNLQNISTSFEGLRVERHFIMKFSSSPVNVTGYYDSDFIEKILFNLLSNAYKFTTNGGTISVVLEQKTVEYKVWAIIKVIDNGCGIPQKDIENIFKLFYQSDNSEQTKQGTGIGLHLVKHLTTLHHGTIEAKNNENGGATFIISIPLEQGSYTDQELAIPRAEIHENEKMQEETGNKDKAVLNESTCILVVDDEPDMCEYIKELLNVKYKVLTANNGKDALYMLKQEECHIVISDIMMPGMDGYELCDKIKSDIETSHIPVILLTAKADFESRIEGLKTGADSYISKPFHPQHLLVRIEKLIESRNMFGKKLNQEPNLNTIHIENDSLDEKLLNDIIEFINKNLSDSELNGDKIAKGVNVSRMTLHRKLKMLVGYSSSELIRIIRLKEAAYQMEHTDRNISDISYIVGFNSPSYFTSCFTRFYNENPTEYMKRMRSTEKS; encoded by the coding sequence ATGCTATCAAGACTCCTTTTCTTCTTTTGTGTTGCTTCTTTGTTAATCACCACTTCTAGCGCACAAAAAAAGATTGATTATTCTAAAAATGATATTCTTCATTTCTCTATAACCGACGGTTTAAATAGCAATGATATTTTGTCTATTACCCAAGATGACTATGGCTTTATCTGGATAGGAACAGCATCGGGCGCAAATTGTTATGAAGGCGCCAAATTCCGTTCCTTCAACTATGGTAAAGGCAGTCAATGCCTTTCCCATAGTTATGCACAAGACTTGCTCAAAGACAAAGATGGAAATATCTGGATTGCCACATCAAATGGGCTTAATAGGTATATGATTCATAATGACTCGATTTCCGTATATATGAAAGAAACGTCAAAAGGACATCTATTATCAAATGATATTGTACACTTTGCTAAAGATATACTTAATAAAGGAGTCTGGATTGCTACGTATGACAAAGGGGTTAATTTCTACGACTACGAAACACGGACATTCAGACCCTTGAATTTGCCAAAAGGAATCCGGTTCAAGAATCTTACCAGTATTTTTGAAGATTCACAAATGAACTTGTGGCTAGGTACATTACAGGATGGACTTTACCGCTATTCATTAAAGGATAAAAGCTGGGAGCATTTTAATACACGTCGTGTTGATCAGATATCAGCAGATTTCATGGGGAATATATGGTTTGCAGCCGATCAGGTTTTTGCATACAATCTGAAAACAAAAAAATTCCGAATGATTTCGTTTGCAAACAAAAACTACTGGAAATGCTCCCGCATTTTTGCTGACAAGAACGGATATTTATGGTTCGGATGCTTTAATTTCGTGGGTTATATAGATCTTTCAGCTTTCGAGTGGGACAAAAATCCAATTGTCAAAGAGATCAAATTAAGAGGTGATAATTGGGGCAGGTCTTTTTCTATGGTTGATGCCCTTCTCGTCGATAAAGACAAGAATGTTTGGGTAGGCACATATGGCGATGGCGTATATATGATTAAAGGAAAAGAAAATCAGTTCACTCTACTTACGCATAACTGGTCTAACCCTCAACAACTTACGTCCAGTAACGTTACTTGTGCTGTACGCGATCATCGGGGAAATCTATTTGTTGGACTCTCAAATAGTGGAATAGATGCATTGGACCATAATCTAAACGTGATGTACAATATGAGCACTAAAAATGGATTGACATCTAATAATATTTCAGGAATGTATAACGATTCTCACGACAATATTTGGGTCATCAGTCAATGGGAGGGTATTGATATAAAACCGTCCAATAGCTCATCATTCAGACATTTGTCTGTGTCCAATGGTTTACCCAGTAATCTTGTTCATTGTGTCAAAGAATCGAATGACAGAAAAAAAATGTACATTGCTACGGAAGAGGGACTTTGTTATTGGCAGGACGGGAAAGTAAATACTGATTTTATCCGATGGGCCAGACGACGTTATGATATTCGTTCTATAGATTTTCAAAGCAACAAAATCTGGATGGGAACTTATGGTGACGGACTTACCTGCTATGATGAAAGTACTCATAATATAAAATCCTTTCTAACCAAAGATACCGAGACAAGATACATCTACAAAATAATTGTACGAGGGAATTACATCTACTTGAGTACCCGAGGTAAGGGAATGCTTCTTTTCTCGATCCCGAAAAAGAAGGTTATTAAACGTATTGACCAATACATGGAAAATTACTTCTACCCTACATTTGAGGTTGACAATGCTAATAATGTTTTAGCAGCTTCCGAAAAAGGGATTCTGTATTTAAAAAAGAAGAACGATGTAGTATTGTTTAATATGAAAAATAACATTCAGGAAAACCAGTTCGGGAATAGCTATGCCTATAAAGAATCAGATGGCAGCATAACCTTCTATTTCTCCGGGTACAATGGCTTAAATATTCTTTCAAGCAAAAAGCTTGATATGAAGCCACAGAATATCCCTATTTATTTCACTGGTCTGAAAATCAATGGACAAAACATTCGTCCGGGACAACCTCTTTTTGGTTCTGTAAAAAATAACCCGTTAAAGGACAACATGATGTTAACACGTAAAATTGAACTGGCCTATAACCAGTCGAATTTTACAATAACTTTCTCGTCGCCTGTATATAATCAAAAAGAATCTTTTAGTTATTGCTGTTATTTGGAAGGAACAGACAATCATTGGATGGACGTAGGAAAGGAGCCTGAAGTTACATTCAGGAATCTTGCTCCGGGAAATTATATGCTGAAAGTCAAAGAAAAAAATTCTTCTATCTACTCAGAACTTAAAATCATTATAAATCCACCATTCTGGGATACAGGATGGGCACATACAATATATTTCATTTTCTTTCTTGCAATATTATATATAGCATGGCGTATTTCTACAATAAAAATGCGTGCTGAACATAAATTAAAGCTTGAAAAGACCGAACGACAGAAAGATGAAGAGATTTATAAGGCCAGACTGCAATTCTTTACTAATATTTCTCATGAGTTACGAACGCCTCTCTCACTGATCATATCTCCATTGGAAAGTATGAATCAGGAAAAGTACCCGGAAATTAGCAACACACTCGATCTTATCACTCGGAATGCCAAGAAATTAATGATTTTAATCAATCAACTACTTGATTTCAGAAAAGCAGAGACAGGACAAATGAAGCTTAATGTGCACTATGGTAACCTGTCTCAGAATTTACAAAACATTTCAACTTCCTTTGAAGGGCTACGGGTTGAACGTCATTTTATTATGAAGTTCTCAAGTTCACCTGTAAACGTAACTGGTTATTATGACAGCGATTTTATCGAAAAGATCCTTTTCAATTTACTCTCAAATGCTTATAAGTTCACAACCAATGGGGGCACTATATCTGTAGTGCTGGAACAGAAAACTGTTGAATATAAGGTATGGGCTATTATTAAGGTGATAGATAATGGATGTGGCATACCACAAAAAGATATTGAAAACATCTTTAAACTCTTCTATCAAAGTGACAATAGCGAACAGACAAAACAAGGAACCGGCATCGGACTACATTTGGTAAAACATCTCACAACTCTTCATCATGGTACCATTGAAGCTAAGAACAATGAAAATGGAGGAGCCACCTTTATTATTTCTATTCCGTTGGAACAAGGTTCCTATACTGATCAGGAACTGGCAATACCACGAGCAGAGATCCATGAGAATGAAAAAATGCAAGAAGAAACAGGTAATAAAGACAAAGCTGTTCTTAATGAATCCACTTGCATTCTCGTAGTTGATGACGAACCGGATATGTGTGAATATATCAAGGAACTGCTAAACGTAAAGTATAAAGTGCTTACCGCTAATAACGGGAAAGATGCTTTATATATGCTTAAACAAGAAGAATGCCATATTGTTATTTCTGATATAATGATGCCTGGTATGGATGGTTACGAACTTTGTGACAAAATTAAATCGGATATTGAAACTTCCCATATTCCAGTAATTTTACTTACAGCAAAAGCAGATTTTGAGAGTAGAATCGAAGGTTTGAAAACTGGGGCTGACTCTTATATATCGAAGCCATTCCATCCTCAACATTTATTAGTACGGATTGAAAAGTTGATTGAATCCCGAAATATGTTTGGAAAGAAATTAAACCAGGAACCAAATCTCAATACAATTCATATTGAGAATGACTCGTTGGACGAAAAACTACTGAATGATATTATTGAATTTATCAACAAGAATCTCTCAGATTCTGAATTGAATGGAGATAAGATAGCAAAAGGGGTAAATGTGAGCAGAATGACACTTCACCGTAAATTAAAAATGCTTGTCGGTTATTCCTCAAGTGAATTGATTCGCATTATTCGTTTAAAGGAGGCTGCTTATCAAATGGAACACACAGACAGAAACATATCCGATATATCTTACATTGTTGGATTCAATTCGCCATCCTATTTCACCAGCTGTTTTACAAGGTTCTATAATGAAAATCCAACGGAATATATGAAACGAATGAGATCTACTGAAAAAAGTTAA
- a CDS encoding polysaccharide deacetylase family protein, which produces MNRQFILLYSAFIGLLLISCNHSSKDGGVNSDYSGIVAETAAGKEAPAVKYAINTAAEIYAKPQVPVLCYHRIEDGRKGEYAVSPATFAAQMKVLADSGYHSISPDQLYDYLVKNKKLPDKPVMITFDDSRVEHYKIAAPVMEKYGFRGVFFIMTITYNKKNYMTKEQIAQLAKSGHTVGLHSWDHTMVTKYKDLDWQKQVATPKKELDIITGMPVEYWAYPNGVYNHKAAEELSKYFKLSFILISKRDSIKPLQTIRRMIVSKWTPQTLLKSMRGTFGKKR; this is translated from the coding sequence ATGAACAGGCAATTCATTCTTCTTTATTCGGCCTTTATTGGGTTATTACTTATCAGTTGTAACCACTCTTCAAAAGATGGAGGAGTTAATAGTGATTACTCTGGCATAGTTGCAGAAACGGCGGCGGGAAAGGAGGCTCCAGCTGTTAAGTATGCCATCAATACTGCTGCGGAGATTTATGCAAAGCCACAAGTACCTGTTCTTTGCTATCACCGTATTGAAGATGGACGAAAAGGCGAGTATGCTGTGAGCCCTGCTACATTTGCCGCACAGATGAAGGTTCTTGCAGATAGTGGCTATCATTCTATTTCACCTGACCAACTGTATGATTATCTGGTTAAGAATAAAAAGTTGCCCGACAAGCCTGTAATGATAACCTTTGATGATTCAAGGGTGGAACATTATAAAATTGCTGCTCCGGTGATGGAGAAATATGGATTTAGGGGAGTGTTCTTCATCATGACAATTACATATAATAAGAAGAACTATATGACAAAGGAGCAAATTGCTCAGTTGGCCAAATCAGGACACACTGTTGGACTGCATAGCTGGGATCACACAATGGTAACCAAATATAAAGATCTGGATTGGCAGAAGCAGGTGGCTACTCCTAAAAAAGAATTAGATATAATAACTGGTATGCCTGTTGAATACTGGGCTTATCCAAATGGTGTTTATAATCATAAAGCAGCTGAGGAGTTAAGTAAGTACTTTAAGCTTTCATTTATACTTATATCAAAACGCGATTCAATAAAGCCGTTACAGACCATACGCAGAATGATTGTTTCTAAATGGACACCACAAACATTGCTGAAATCAATGCGCGGAACTTTCGGCAAAAAAAGATAG
- a CDS encoding class I SAM-dependent methyltransferase has translation MLERLFGLDLITIIHPEDVGLDPKVSHAYEPSGYRNLYNLLKDFNINSEDSIIDIGCGKGSAMLTMLKFGFKKIDGIEISDYIANIAKQNLKRLNSNKKSKVFIGDASLFREYDTYNFVYLFNPFPKSVMSDVIDTLIQSIGRSERELIIIYNNATCNDVIVSKGVFTKVGVYPYLNKRGIETSIYSNRSYNNSRLSSNKKMELRKEYENRVGGK, from the coding sequence ATGTTAGAAAGACTTTTCGGATTAGATCTTATAACTATCATACATCCAGAAGATGTTGGGTTAGATCCAAAAGTTTCTCATGCTTACGAACCTTCAGGTTATCGAAATCTGTATAACTTGCTAAAAGATTTTAATATCAATTCAGAAGACTCAATCATAGACATAGGATGCGGTAAAGGAAGTGCAATGCTCACAATGCTTAAATTCGGATTTAAGAAAATCGATGGTATTGAAATATCTGATTACATTGCCAACATTGCCAAGCAAAATCTTAAAAGGCTTAACTCTAATAAAAAGAGTAAAGTATTTATTGGTGATGCTTCACTATTCAGAGAATATGATACTTACAATTTTGTCTATTTATTCAATCCCTTTCCAAAGAGTGTTATGTCAGATGTGATTGATACTCTGATTCAATCCATTGGTAGATCAGAAAGAGAATTGATAATAATTTATAATAATGCAACCTGCAATGATGTTATTGTTAGTAAAGGTGTATTTACAAAAGTAGGTGTTTACCCTTATCTCAATAAAAGGGGGATTGAAACTTCTATTTACTCTAATCGTAGTTACAATAACTCCAGATTATCTTCTAACAAGAAAATGGAGTTAAGAAAAGAATATGAAAATCGAGTAGGAGGAAAATGA